Proteins encoded together in one Chitinophaga varians window:
- a CDS encoding alpha/beta hydrolase family protein, translated as MRKLVLTLSVFITFRAYAQDALKYQTPAQSIVELAMAAPSPAVNFSRGDLMLIMDRTGFPTIEELSQPEYRLAGYRINPANFGPSRASYVTGIRIKEITGKREYAVTGVPAGARIGNVTWSPLKKSFAFTVTTNNSITLWKADVATGEAKQISTRRLNDTFGGAFRWMDEDRILVLSVPAGIGAAPEKPLAPEGPTVQQTSGKAAPAATYQDMLKNPYDEQLFDYYFQSEPVIISTAGEKVIGKPAVYTDITPSPDKQYLLVRQLSRPYSYLVGAGRFPSEISIWDLQGALVKQLAKNPLDEVRPKGFDATSNYPRGHQWRNDAPATIYWIQALDGGDPKKEVPFRDVVNTLDAPFTAAPAELVKTKDRFDGLIWGNSQLALVTEGNSTKQTVKISRIAPSHPGQDPVAIIDRSVNDRYNDPGEPVMVKNEYNRSVLYVSPASELLMIAPGASPEGDRPFLSSFSLKNGKQNILWRSQAPYYEQVAEVIDPAKQVIVVARESASTPVNYYLQNLKKKSAAIALTNFPHPQPLLEGVQKQLLKYKRKDGVDLTAMLYLPKGYDAAKDGRLPVLMWAYPREYKSASDAAQVRGSAYRFTRVTYGSPIFWVTRGFAVMDATEMPIVGEGDKEPNDNFVEQLVMNAEAAVDKITGMGVGDKDRIAVGGHSYGAFMTANLLAHTNLFKAGIARSGAYNRTLTPFGFQNEQRTYWQAPDVYYKMSPFSYADKLKTPLLMIHGEADNNSGTFPIQSERLYNALKGNGGTARLVFLPQESHGYAAKESILHMLWEMDNWLMKYVK; from the coding sequence ATGAGAAAATTAGTACTGACACTGTCTGTGTTCATCACCTTCCGTGCCTATGCACAGGATGCGCTGAAATACCAGACACCTGCACAAAGCATTGTAGAACTGGCCATGGCCGCTCCTTCCCCCGCCGTCAACTTCAGCAGGGGAGACCTGATGCTCATCATGGACCGCACCGGATTCCCTACCATCGAAGAACTGTCACAGCCGGAATACCGGTTGGCCGGCTACCGCATCAATCCTGCTAATTTTGGCCCGAGCCGCGCCAGCTATGTAACGGGTATCCGCATCAAAGAAATCACCGGTAAACGGGAATATGCCGTGACAGGCGTGCCTGCGGGCGCCCGCATCGGCAACGTTACCTGGTCTCCGCTGAAAAAGAGCTTCGCTTTCACCGTCACCACCAACAACAGTATCACGCTGTGGAAGGCGGATGTGGCCACCGGTGAAGCAAAACAAATCAGCACCCGCCGCCTGAACGATACCTTTGGCGGTGCTTTCCGCTGGATGGATGAAGACCGCATACTGGTGCTGTCTGTACCTGCCGGCATCGGCGCCGCACCGGAAAAACCGCTGGCGCCGGAAGGCCCTACCGTGCAGCAAACTTCCGGTAAAGCCGCTCCGGCGGCCACCTACCAGGACATGCTGAAAAATCCTTACGACGAACAGCTGTTCGACTACTATTTCCAGTCAGAACCTGTCATCATCAGCACCGCCGGGGAAAAAGTCATCGGTAAACCAGCTGTATATACTGATATCACACCATCTCCTGATAAACAATATTTGCTGGTGCGCCAGTTGAGCCGCCCTTACTCTTACCTCGTGGGGGCAGGCCGTTTCCCTTCAGAGATCAGCATCTGGGACCTTCAGGGCGCTCTGGTAAAACAACTCGCCAAAAATCCGCTGGATGAAGTACGGCCCAAAGGCTTCGATGCTACCAGTAACTATCCCCGTGGCCATCAGTGGCGCAACGATGCGCCGGCCACTATCTACTGGATACAGGCCCTCGATGGCGGTGATCCTAAAAAAGAAGTGCCTTTCCGCGATGTGGTAAACACCCTCGATGCTCCGTTCACTGCTGCACCGGCAGAACTGGTGAAAACGAAAGACCGCTTCGATGGCCTTATCTGGGGCAACAGCCAGCTGGCCCTCGTGACAGAAGGCAACAGCACCAAACAGACCGTTAAAATCAGCCGCATCGCCCCGTCCCATCCCGGACAAGACCCGGTGGCCATCATTGACCGCTCTGTGAATGACCGCTACAACGATCCCGGTGAACCGGTTATGGTGAAAAACGAATACAACAGATCCGTACTGTACGTGTCTCCGGCCAGCGAACTGCTGATGATCGCGCCAGGCGCTTCACCGGAAGGTGACCGTCCGTTCCTCTCCAGCTTCAGCCTGAAAAACGGAAAACAGAACATCCTGTGGCGTTCTCAGGCCCCTTACTACGAACAGGTGGCGGAAGTGATAGACCCGGCCAAACAAGTGATCGTGGTGGCCCGCGAATCAGCGTCAACACCGGTGAATTATTACCTGCAGAACCTGAAAAAGAAATCTGCTGCCATAGCGCTGACCAATTTCCCGCACCCGCAGCCTTTACTGGAAGGAGTACAGAAGCAACTGCTGAAATACAAACGTAAAGACGGCGTAGACCTCACTGCCATGTTGTACCTGCCCAAAGGATACGATGCCGCAAAAGACGGCCGGTTACCGGTATTAATGTGGGCATATCCGCGTGAGTACAAATCCGCTTCCGATGCGGCACAGGTAAGAGGTTCTGCCTACAGGTTCACCCGGGTGACCTACGGTTCTCCTATTTTCTGGGTAACCCGCGGCTTCGCCGTGATGGACGCCACCGAAATGCCGATCGTAGGGGAAGGCGATAAAGAACCGAATGACAACTTCGTGGAGCAGCTGGTCATGAACGCCGAAGCAGCAGTGGATAAAATCACCGGCATGGGTGTTGGCGACAAAGACCGTATCGCTGTTGGCGGCCATTCCTATGGCGCATTTATGACAGCTAACCTGCTCGCACATACGAACCTGTTCAAGGCCGGTATCGCCCGTAGCGGCGCTTACAACCGTACCCTGACGCCTTTTGGCTTCCAGAACGAGCAACGCACCTACTGGCAGGCGCCTGACGTATACTATAAAATGTCGCCGTTTTCCTACGCTGACAAACTGAAAACGCCACTGCTCATGATCCATGGCGAAGCAGACAATAACTCCGGTACCTTCCCTATCCAGAGCGAAAGGCTGTATAACGCCCTGAAAGGCAACGGAGGCACCGCCCGCCTGGTGTTCCTGCCACAGGAAAGCCATGGCTATGCCGCTAAGGAAAGCATCCTGCACATGCTGTGGGAAATGGACAACTGGCTGATGAAATACGTGAAATAA
- a CDS encoding helix-turn-helix transcriptional regulator: MSKAHIHTYDICSLGMGKPASEEILVARFTDYLAAHPDIKFPHRHSFYHLAFFTGGRGSHTIDFERFPVEPGQLYFMVPGQVHSWFFEGQIEGYVVNVAAGFFNAFLQDAGYVERFPFFSGVSAEGVVTLPEEARARVVALFEKMLLEMDGTQAYSHDMLRLLMLEMFVKVSRVTRNSGSPQEPPHNYVLLRNFRKLVEQHYMQLRLPKDYAALLYVTPNYLNAFCRHMLGKSAGEIIRDRVLLEAKRLLINVDISISTIAYQLSFGDNSYFTKFFKKYEGVTPEEFRKNIS, encoded by the coding sequence ATGTCAAAGGCACATATCCATACATATGACATCTGCTCGCTGGGAATGGGTAAACCCGCTTCAGAAGAGATTCTGGTGGCAAGATTTACTGACTACCTGGCTGCACATCCGGACATCAAATTCCCGCACCGGCATTCTTTTTACCACCTGGCATTTTTTACCGGTGGAAGAGGTTCCCATACGATCGATTTTGAGCGTTTTCCGGTAGAACCCGGTCAATTGTATTTTATGGTGCCGGGACAGGTGCACAGCTGGTTTTTTGAAGGACAGATTGAAGGATATGTGGTGAATGTGGCGGCTGGTTTTTTTAATGCTTTTTTGCAGGATGCCGGCTATGTGGAGCGGTTCCCGTTTTTCAGCGGTGTAAGTGCTGAGGGTGTGGTGACGCTGCCGGAGGAAGCCAGGGCCCGTGTAGTGGCATTGTTTGAAAAAATGCTGCTGGAAATGGACGGTACCCAAGCCTACAGTCATGATATGTTACGGCTTCTCATGCTGGAGATGTTTGTGAAAGTCAGCCGGGTGACACGCAACAGTGGTTCCCCGCAGGAGCCGCCGCACAACTACGTGTTGCTGCGCAATTTCCGCAAACTGGTGGAGCAGCACTATATGCAGCTGAGATTGCCGAAAGACTATGCTGCGCTGCTGTATGTAACACCCAATTATCTCAACGCTTTCTGCCGGCATATGCTGGGCAAATCGGCCGGGGAAATTATCCGCGACCGGGTATTGCTGGAAGCGAAAAGATTGTTGATCAATGTAGATATCAGTATCTCTACAATTGCTTACCAGCTGAGCTTTGGCGATAATTCCTACTTCACGAAGTTCTTCAAGAAATATGAAGGCGTGACACCTGAAGAATTCCGGAAGAATATTTCCTGA
- a CDS encoding DUF983 domain-containing protein has product MCADKKHEKPNIFKSVFTNKCARCRRGSIFLSKNPYDLKNCMKMPEKCPECGQQVEVEVGFYYGTGYVSYALSIAVCVASLIAWWLFVGFSIYDNSIYWWLGFNGILLLCLQPVLMRWSRTIWMAFFVRYDEDWQQGPPEGTGRVNATFKNAI; this is encoded by the coding sequence ATGTGTGCAGATAAAAAACATGAGAAACCGAACATTTTCAAAAGCGTATTCACCAACAAATGCGCACGCTGCAGAAGAGGTTCTATTTTCCTCAGCAAAAACCCCTATGACCTCAAGAACTGTATGAAGATGCCGGAAAAATGTCCGGAATGCGGTCAGCAGGTAGAAGTGGAGGTAGGGTTTTACTACGGTACCGGCTATGTGAGCTATGCGCTGTCAATCGCTGTCTGTGTGGCCAGTCTGATTGCCTGGTGGCTGTTTGTCGGCTTTTCTATCTATGACAACAGTATCTACTGGTGGCTGGGCTTTAACGGCATACTGCTGCTATGCCTTCAGCCGGTGCTGATGCGCTGGTCCAGGACCATCTGGATGGCTTTTTTCGTGAGATATGACGAAGACTGGCAACAGGGGCCTCCTGAAGGTACCGGCAGGGTGAACGCCACTTTCAAAAATGCCATTTAA
- a CDS encoding TolC family protein, with amino-acid sequence MAQDSAQTSLPAIWSLQDCLNYAMQNNIQLNSLRLSRMSSEQDLLLSKASRLPNLTGSASQTLTGRKTLTASGNMPYEGAFSGNYSVNSNVTLYQGGYLNYDIKQKGLLTQVADLNIAQQVNNMTIQITQAYLNILLARENIVYVKDLVTTSEAQVQQAQQRYDVGSIALKDLASLQSQLAADRYNLVTAENQHRLNKLTLKQLLQLPSPYDFDIFSPDTLVSSHLVVPLQAAQDTALANRPEVKSAELGVDVSSLDLAKARAGFLPTLSAGGALGSSYLRDPANNFFKQLDNNFYQQIGLTLSVPIFTRRLNKTNVEKSKLEVDQSKLTLKDTRTNLSQTVEQAYINVQNAQGQYDASVEQLRYATESYRIATEQLKVGVANMVDFLQQKNLYIQAFQAYIQAKYNAALTIRIYDFYRGVPVKL; translated from the coding sequence ATGGCCCAGGATAGCGCACAAACGTCGCTGCCGGCTATCTGGAGCTTACAGGATTGTCTGAACTACGCCATGCAAAACAACATCCAGCTCAACAGTCTTCGGCTGAGCCGGATGAGCAGCGAACAGGACCTCCTGCTGTCAAAAGCGTCCAGGTTGCCCAATCTTACCGGTTCGGCATCCCAAACGCTGACAGGCCGTAAGACCCTCACGGCCAGTGGTAATATGCCTTATGAAGGAGCATTCTCCGGCAACTACTCCGTCAATTCCAATGTCACCCTCTATCAGGGCGGATACCTCAACTACGACATCAAACAAAAAGGACTGCTGACACAGGTGGCGGACCTCAACATCGCGCAACAGGTCAATAACATGACCATCCAGATTACACAGGCTTACCTCAATATCCTGCTGGCCCGGGAGAATATCGTTTATGTGAAAGATCTCGTTACCACCTCGGAAGCGCAGGTGCAACAGGCACAACAACGCTATGATGTGGGAAGCATCGCCCTGAAAGACCTGGCGTCGCTGCAATCGCAACTCGCCGCAGACCGTTACAATCTCGTTACCGCTGAAAATCAACACCGGCTCAATAAACTGACGCTCAAACAATTATTACAACTGCCCAGCCCCTACGATTTTGATATCTTTTCGCCGGACACACTGGTGTCCAGCCATCTGGTAGTGCCGCTACAGGCAGCGCAAGACACCGCGCTGGCCAACAGGCCGGAAGTGAAAAGCGCAGAACTGGGCGTCGATGTATCATCGCTGGACCTGGCCAAAGCCAGGGCGGGGTTCCTGCCTACGCTCAGCGCCGGCGGCGCACTGGGCAGCTCTTATCTCAGAGATCCCGCAAACAACTTTTTCAAACAACTGGACAATAACTTCTATCAACAAATAGGGCTTACCCTGTCGGTTCCCATATTCACCCGCAGGCTCAACAAAACCAATGTGGAGAAATCCAAACTGGAGGTAGACCAGTCGAAGCTAACGCTGAAGGATACACGCACTAACCTGTCGCAGACGGTGGAACAGGCCTATATCAATGTGCAGAATGCACAGGGCCAGTATGATGCGTCTGTGGAGCAACTGCGTTATGCGACGGAAAGTTATCGTATTGCTACCGAACAGCTGAAAGTAGGCGTGGCCAATATGGTGGATTTTCTGCAACAGAAAAACCTGTACATACAGGCTTTTCAGGCTTATATACAGGCTAAATACAATGCGGCATTGACAATCAGGATATATGATTTTTACAGGGGCGTACCTGTAAAACTATAA
- a CDS encoding efflux RND transporter periplasmic adaptor subunit, producing MRKYKKVIIVAVILLVALVIWFVFIRKKRQPIAFDTVQPAYGHIATTVTATGTIQPVDTVAVGAQVSGTLKYLYVDFNSQVKKGEKLGELDKVLFQAQVDQYRANLQVSQSNLDYQNNNFHRQELLYKTGAIAKADYDVAYNQLGQAKAQVASVNAQLASALKNLSFTDIISPINGVVLNRSVSVGQTVAASFNTPTLFVIAKDITKMQVEASVDEADIGNVKDSQRVTFTVDAYLEDVFAGKVQEIRLQPSVSSNVVTYNTIINASNESMKLKPGMTANVTIYTAEKDSVLLLPVKALKFRPDSALLKDYVIVNAVGRQQRRATPADTTGKFKSVQRVGSSNYVWVLRGDTLLQKHIRTGLNDNTQIEVIHGLTPQDIVVTAVNGSTGPAAAAGNKSPFLPRMGGGRRR from the coding sequence ATGAGAAAATATAAAAAGGTTATCATCGTGGCGGTTATCCTGCTGGTGGCGCTGGTCATCTGGTTTGTTTTTATCAGGAAGAAGCGTCAGCCGATAGCATTTGATACCGTCCAACCCGCCTATGGTCATATAGCCACCACCGTTACTGCCACCGGTACCATACAACCGGTAGACACTGTTGCGGTGGGCGCCCAGGTGTCCGGTACGCTGAAGTACCTGTATGTGGACTTTAACTCCCAGGTAAAAAAAGGAGAGAAGCTGGGTGAACTGGACAAAGTATTGTTTCAGGCACAGGTAGACCAGTACCGGGCCAATCTGCAGGTATCCCAGTCGAACCTGGATTATCAGAACAACAATTTCCACCGGCAGGAACTGCTGTATAAAACAGGCGCTATTGCCAAAGCGGACTATGACGTGGCTTACAATCAGCTTGGACAGGCAAAAGCACAGGTGGCCAGTGTGAATGCACAGCTGGCATCGGCCCTGAAAAACCTCTCGTTTACAGATATTATCTCCCCGATCAACGGTGTTGTGCTTAACCGGAGCGTGAGCGTAGGTCAAACGGTGGCGGCCAGTTTCAATACGCCCACCTTGTTTGTGATCGCCAAGGATATTACGAAAATGCAGGTAGAGGCCAGTGTGGACGAGGCCGACATCGGTAACGTGAAAGACTCGCAGCGTGTAACCTTCACCGTTGATGCGTATCTGGAAGATGTGTTTGCCGGTAAAGTACAGGAAATACGGCTGCAACCTTCCGTATCGTCAAACGTGGTCACGTATAACACCATCATCAACGCCTCCAATGAATCCATGAAGCTGAAACCGGGCATGACGGCCAACGTGACTATCTACACCGCAGAAAAGGACAGTGTATTGCTGTTGCCGGTGAAAGCCCTCAAATTCCGCCCGGACTCAGCGCTGTTGAAAGACTATGTGATCGTCAACGCTGTAGGCAGGCAGCAACGGCGTGCCACACCTGCCGATACTACCGGTAAGTTCAAAAGCGTGCAAAGGGTAGGATCGTCCAATTATGTATGGGTGCTGCGTGGAGATACCCTGTTGCAGAAACATATCCGTACCGGTTTGAATGATAATACGCAGATTGAAGTCATACACGGACTGACGCCGCAGGACATAGTGGTGACGGCCGTCAACGGCAGCACCGGCCCTGCGGCCGCAGCCGGCAACAAAAGCCCGTTCTTGCCCAGGATGGGAGGAGGGCGCAGGCGATGA